A window of the Isosphaera pallida ATCC 43644 genome harbors these coding sequences:
- a CDS encoding YbaB/EbfC family nucleoid-associated protein, whose translation MFPNLGMLGNLLGDPAKLREQMERVQAELAAIRAEGTAGGGMVTAVFNGKLDLVRLRIDPQALSNAANDPELLEDLITAAIHQGMARAREEVARTISSLAGGMPIPGLNQLFTGGF comes from the coding sequence ATGTTCCCCAATCTTGGCATGTTGGGCAATCTCTTGGGCGATCCCGCCAAACTGCGGGAACAGATGGAACGGGTCCAGGCCGAACTCGCGGCGATTCGGGCCGAAGGCACTGCGGGCGGCGGCATGGTCACCGCGGTCTTTAACGGCAAGCTGGACCTGGTACGGCTGCGCATTGACCCCCAAGCCTTGAGCAACGCCGCCAACGATCCCGAACTGTTGGAGGATCTGATCACCGCTGCCATCCACCAGGGCATGGCACGCGCTCGCGAGGAGGTCGCCCGGACGATCTCATCCCTGGCCGGGGGAATGCCGATCCCAGGCTTAAACCAATTGTTCACCGGCGGCTTCTGA